Part of the Lates calcarifer isolate ASB-BC8 unplaced genomic scaffold, TLL_Latcal_v3 _unitig_5001_quiver_2739, whole genome shotgun sequence genome, TTGTtccagatggagaggaggtgtcGTTTAATCCTTCAATCCTCAGCCTGTCTTCCACACTTACTAACCATCATTATcactttcttcttgttctttcagGCCAAAGAGCTGCAGACTCTTCACAACCTCCGCAAACTCTTCGTTCTGGACCTCACCACACGGGTTAAGAAGGTACATCACCTTCCTCTGCTTGCTTGGTTCTGTTAAGCATCATCTCTCTGAAAATGCCAGTTTAACACTGAACCTGTGCTCTGACTATTGTTGTTAGAGTGCAGAGATGGACTGTGAGGAAGGGCTTGGCAACATCGCCCAGAAACAGAAGATCTCATTCCTGGAGAATAACTTGGAGCAGCTCACAAAAGTCCACAAGCAGGTAAAGTACCtaacatatactatatacagcatatgtaacattaatacaaaataagctGACGTTCTGTGAAGGAGActagtatttttcttttttctcagccagtgatggaagaagtcaaaatagcaatacagtaaaataaaaatacacctacTTCAATGAAAGCATTCTCTGCATAATTTACTATAAGCATCAAAAGTTTCaatggaaatactcaggtaggtacctcaaaattgttcttaagtacaatttgttaaattgttcttatttttaccctctcaaagtcaccttatctgagaagccatgtctgggcattaacatcctgacaagttttattcctagcttcaccaaactttgtaagatcgctgtgttgtctctctgccctgtgtgcctgtcacttgcagtgtggctgctttctttgcagatactggaggtgagcatggtcatgagcacctgagctcatcagcgccctctggtggacacagaccctgtatgtcagtgctccttctgaaaccctctcagagctgagttcagactctccctcttctccctgagacacacccactggctttggtttgtgtttctccctcagcagtagcttgactcagtggcttgaagagtttctgtgacttcaaaccccgccctgaactctgcactgcccaacttggtacaacccaagtcccctctccctcctctccctcctctccctgccctcaccaagcaattgagttggaaaaactaaggattgatattgtgcaggtacaaagagatggtcaggcagtacaaacctttaatggttcagtcatgttgagtcttgtttgtcttccatctatcagttttggtgaaactttagttcaaatctaatgctgtgatatgtttttagctcttgaa contains:
- the LOC127140811 gene encoding kinesin heavy chain-like; the encoded protein is MERRCRLILQSSACLPHLLTIIITFFLFFQAKELQTLHNLRKLFVLDLTTRVKKSAEMDCEEGLGNIAQKQKISFLENNLEQLTKVHKQPVMEEVKIAIQ